Below is a genomic region from Xylophilus sp. GW821-FHT01B05.
CAGCTGCAGGTCGGCATCGCGCGCATCGAGGCGGTCCAGCGGCAGGACCACGCTGCGCTCCGTTGCCGGGTTTTCAGCCGTCGTGTAGACGATGGCCAGGTCGCGACCGTCGAGCGCACCGCGGGTCAGCATCCAGCGCAGGTCCTCGAAAGAGGCGAGCGCGCGCGGCGTATCGCCGGCAAAGCCCGCGCGCAGTACCCGCTCACCACCCTGCAACCCGGCGTCGGCGGCGATGGAGCTCGCCACCGGCGCCGGCAGGACCGGCTGCGGCTCTTGCACGCCAACCCAATTGACCGCCGCATACAGCAGCACCGCCAGCAGCAGGTTGGCGATCGGGCCCGCCGCCACGACCACTGCGCGCTGGGCCAGCGGGCGGTTGTTGAAGGCACGGTGGCGCTCTTCGGGCGCGACCGGCGCCTCGCGCTCGTCCAGCATCCGGACATAGCCGCCAAAGGGCAACAGGCCGACCACGAACTCGGTCGGCGACCCTTTGGGCTGCCAGCGCAGGATGGGTTTGCCAAAGCCGATCGAAAAACGCAGCACCTTCACGCCGCAGGCCACTGCCATGCGGTAGTGCCCATATTCATGGACGGCGATGAGCAGCGCCAGCGCCACGATGAAAGCCACGATGGTCATCAGCATGGAGTCCCCTTCTGCTTCTGAGTTGTCAGGCCGCGAAACGGGCGACGCCGCGCTCGGCCGCCTCGCGCGCAAGGGCATCAAGCGCCAACAGGGCGTCGAGCGAATCGAGCTGCGATGGCACCACGGCTTCGAGCGTCGCCAGGTTCAGTTGGTGGATCTGGTCGAAGCGGATGCGCCGCGCCAGAAAGGCTGCCACCGCCACTTCGTTGGCGGCATTCAGCACGGCCGTGGTGCCCGGCGCAGCGCGCAAGGCCTGCCAGGACAGGTGCAGGCCGGGAAAGCGCGTGGCATCTGCCTCTTCGAAGGTCAGTGCAGACAAGGCCTGGAAGTCGAGCCGCGGCGTACCGCTCTCGATGCGCTCGGGCCAGGACAGGCCGCAGGCAATGGGCACGCGCATGTCGGGCGTGCCCAACTGGGCCAGCACAGAGGCGTCGGAGAACTGCACCATCGAGTGGATGATCTGCTGCGGATGGATCACCACCCGGATCTGCTCCGGCGCCAGATCGAACAGCCAGCGCGCCTCGATCACCTCCAGCGCCTTGTTCATCATGGTGGCCGAATCGACCGAAATCTTGCGCCCCATCGAGAAGTTGGGATGGGCGCAGGCCTGCTCGGGCGTGACATCACGCAGCGTGTGCGGATCGCGGGTGCGGAACGGGCCGCCGGAGGCCGTCAGCACGATGTGGTCGACGCGGCGGCTCCAGGTCGACGGGTCTTCCGGCAGGCACTGGAAGATGGCGGAATGCTCGCTGTCGATCGGCAGCAGCTGCGCGCCGCCGGCACGCACCGCGTCCATGAACCAGCCACCGCCCACCACCAACGCCTCTTTGTTGGCCAGCAGCAGGCGCTTGCCAGCGCGCGCAGCCGCCAGGCATGGCGCCAGGCCGGCGGCGCCGACGATGGCGGCCATCACCATATCGACTTCTGGATCAGCCGCTATCAATTCAAGAGCATCATGCCGGCGCAGCACCTGGGTTTCAAGCCCATTTGACTCAATTTTTTGCTGCAACTCAGCGGCAGCAGCGTCATGGGCCATCACCGCGTAGCGCGGACGAAAGCGCGCGCACTGCTGCAGCATGGCCTCCACCTGGGTTGCGGCACTCAGGGCGAACACCTCGAAGCGCTCCGGGTGCCGGGCCAGCACGTCCAGCGTGCTGACGCCGATGGAGCCGGTGGAGCCAAGTACCGTGATGCGGCGGCGGGGGGATTCGTTCATGGAGTGGTTCACGCCCTCAACAGGGTCGACAACATCATCGCCAATGGCAGCGTGGGCAGCAGCGCGTCCACCCGGTCCAGCACGCCACCGTGGCCCGGCAGCAGCTGGCTGCTGTCCTTGGCGCCGGCACTGCGTTTGACGAGCGACTCGATCAGGTCACCCGCCACGCTCATGGCAGCCAAAAAGACCACGGCCAGCACCAGCAGCCACCAGCCATGCGATGCCAGCTCGCTATAGAAACTCGGCACCGAGGCCTGCAGATACGTATCGGCGGCCACCCAGGCCAGCGCCAGCACCAGCACGCCGACCATGCCGCCCCAGACGCCTTCCCAGCTCTTGCCCGGGCTGATGGAAGGCGCAAGCTTGGCGCGGGTAAAGCGCAGGCCAAAGGCGCGGCCGGCGAAATAGGCGCCGATATCGGCCACCCAGACCAGCACCAGCACCGACAGAAGAAAGTTTGGCCCGATCACGCGCGCCTGCGCCACAGCCAGCCACGCCAGCCACAGCGCCAGCACGCCTGCAACCAGGCGCAGCGCCCGCGGTAGCCGTGGCCAGCCTGCCACGCCAGCGCGCAGCAGCGCGGCACCTGCCAGTACCCAGAGCGCACCGCCCACGGTCCAGACCAGCGGCAACGGCCGGCCGAGCGCTCCCAGCGCCCATGAGCCTGCGCACAGCACCACGCAAGCCAGCGCCAGGCCAACGGCGCCTGCGCCGCTGCAGCCATTGAGCCGCCCCCATTCCCATGCGCCCGCGGCCATCATCACCAAGGCAATGGCACAAAAAGGCAAGGGTGAGGGGTAGAACAGCGCCGGCAGCAGGATGGCCAACAGAACGATGGCAGTGAGGATGCGCTGCTTGAGCATGAACGGCCTTTCAGACCTGAGGGACGGATGTCGCGGCCAGGGCTGGTGGCGGGGCAATGGTGGTCGCAACCTGGGCGGAGGTCTGGCCAAAGCGCCGCTCACGGCGCGCAAAGCATGCCAACGCATCGTCCAGCGCGGCGGCATCGAAATCCGGCCAGAGCCGGTCACTGAAATAAAGCTCGGAATAGGCTGCCTGCCAGAGCAGGAAGTTGCTGATGCGCTGCTCGCCGCCGGTGCGGATCAGCAGGTCCGGGTCCGGCACATGGGCCAGCGCCATCGCGCGGTCCAGCGCTTCTTCGGTGATGGGCTCGCCGCGTGCTGCCAGGGCTTGCGCAGCCTGGGCAATATCCCAGCGGCCGCCGTAGTTGAAGCAGACGTTGAGCACCAGCCGCTGGTTACCGGCCGTGATCCGCTCAGCCTCGTCCAGCCCCTGGCGCACCTTGTCGGACAGGCCGCGCCGCTCGCCCGCGAAATGCAGGCGCACGCCATCGGCGTGCAACTGCGGCACTTCGCGCGCAAGCGCCTTGGCCAGCAGTTCCATCAGGCCCGACACCTCTTCGACGGGACGGTTCCAGTTTTCAGAGGAAAAGGCAAAGACGGTCAGTACCGCTACGCCGCGCTCGACGCACAGGCGCACGCAGCGCCGCAGCGACTCCACCCCTTGCCGGTGCCCGGCGATACGTGGCAGGAATCGGCGGGAAGCCCAGCGGCCGTTGCCATCCATGACGATGGCGACGTGGTACGGAACCACAGCCTTGGCAGTCATGATCGACCGCTCAGACCGCCATGATTTCTTGTTCCTTGGCCGCGACGAGTCGATCGATCTCGGTGATATGCCGGTCGGTCACTTTCTGCACATCGGCTTCGGAACGTTTCTGGTCATCTTCGGAGGCTTGCTTGTCCTTGACCAGCTTCTTCACGCCTTCGTTGGCATCGCGGCGCAGGTTGCGCACGGCGATCTTGGCGCTCTCGCCCTCGTTGCGCACCAGCTTGGTCATTTCCTTGCGGCGCTCTTCGCTCATGGGCGGCATCGGCACGCGGATCAGGTCGCCCATGGAGGCCGGGTTCAGGCCCAGGTCGCTCTCGCGGATGGCCTTCTCGATCTTGGCGCCCATGCCCTTTTCCCAGGGCTGGACACTGATGGTGCGCGAATCCAGCAGCGACACATTGGCCACCTGGCTGATAGGCACTGGCGAGCCGTAGTAGTCGACCTGCACCGTATCCAGCAATGCCGGGTTGGCGCGGCCCGTGCGAATCTTGGTGAGGTTGTGCTTGAAGGCATTGATGGACTGGTCCATCCTGGCTTCGGTATTCGTTTTGATGTCTGCAATGCTCATGTCGATTCTCCTGGGATGCTCAAGCAGGGATGGCCCACGCGCTCACGCGTAGACCAGCGTGCCTTCGTCTTCGCCCATCACCACGCGCTTGAGCGCACCGTGCTTGAAGATGGAGAAGACCTTGAGCGGCAGCTTCTGGTCACGACACAGCGCAAAGGCGGTGGCGTCCATGATGCCGAGATTTTGCGCCATCGCGTCGTCGAAGCTGATGCGCGCATAACGGGTGGCCGTCGGATCCAGCTTGGGATCGGCCGAGTAGACGCCGTCGACCTTGGTGGCCTTGAGCACTAGTTCGGCACCGATCTCGGCACCGCGCAGCGCAGCGGCCGTATCCGTGGTGAAGAAGGGGTTGCCAGTACCGGCCGCGAAGACCACGACCTTGCCCTCTTCCAGATACTGCAGGGCTTTCGGGCGCACATAGGGCTCGACCACCTGCTCGATCGCGATGGCCGACATCACGCGGGCCACCAGGCCCTGCTTGTCCATGGCATCGGCCAGCGCCAATGCGTTCATCACGGTGGCCAGCATGCCCATGTAGTCAGCCGTGGCACGGTCCATGCCGACGGCACCACCCGCGACGCCGCGGAAGATGTTGCCGCCGCCGATCACCACCGCGACCTCCACGCCCATGTGCGTGACATCAGCGATCTCGCTGACCATGCGCACGATGGTGGCGCGGTTGATGCCAAAGGCATCGTCCCCCATCAGCGCCTCCCCGGACAGCTTGAGCAAGATACGCTTATAGGCTGGCTTGTCGGCGGACATGGGGAACTCCTTGAAGTGGGATGCGATGGTGTTGTTCTGGGTACGGGAGGCAGCGAAACACGCTGCGGCAGCCTGGCAAATTAGCAAAGGCGCCGCAGCGGGCCGGGCATCAGGCGGCGTTCTTGGCGGCAGCGACCTGCGCAGCCACTTCGGCCGCGAAGTCGTCAACCTTCTTCTCGATGCCTTCGCCGACGACGTACATCGTGAAGCCCGAGACGGTCGTGCCGACAGCCTTGAGCATTTGCTCGACGGTCTGCTTGTCGTTCTTCACGAAGGGCTGGTTGAACAGCGAGACTTCCTTCAGGTACTTCTGCACGCCGCCTTCGACGCGCTTGGCCACGATCTCGTCGGATTGCGCCGGCTTGCCTGCTGCTTCGGCAGCCTTCTTGTCTTCTTCGGCCTTGCCGACAGCAACCGCGCGCTCCTTGGCGATCAGCTCGGCCGGCACATCAGCGCTGGTCAAGGCCACGGGCTTCATGGCGGCGATGTGCATGGCCACGTCCTTGGCTGCAGCTTCTTCGCCACTGAACTCGACCACCACGCCGATGCGCGTGCCGTGCAAGTAGGAAGCGAGCTTGGCGCCAGAGGCAAAGCGCTTGAAGCGGCGGAAGGACATGTTCTCGCCGATCTTGCCGATCAGGCCCTTGCGCACGTCTTCCAGGGTCGGGCCGAAACCGTCTTGCTCGTAGGGCAGCGCGCCCAGGGCGGCAACGTCGGCCGGGCCGTGCTTGGCCACCAGTTCCGCAGCGGCCTTGGCCAGCGCGAGGAAGCTGTCGTTCTTGCTGACGAAGTCGGTTTCGCTATTGACTTCGATCAGGGCGCCAGTGGTGCCGTCGATATAGCTCGCGACCACGCCTTCGGCGGTGATGCGGGCAGCAGCCTTGCCGGCCTTGTTGCCCAGCTTGACGCGCAGCAGCTCCTCGGCCTTGTCCATGTTGCCGTCAGCCTCGGTCAGGGCCTTCTTGCATTCCATCATGGGGGCGTCGGTCTTGGCGCGCAGTTCGGCGACCAAGCTTGCGGTGATTGCAGCCATCAGTTTTTCTCCGTCTTCAGTTCAATACATCGTTATCAATACGCCGCCGGCTAAAAAAAAGGGGCGAACAACGCCCCTTCCTTGGCGGCAGGAAGCGCAAATCAGGCGGCAGCGCCCTCTTCCACTTCCACGAACTCGTCACCGCTCTCGCTGGCCACGGCCTTGACCACGTCGTTGACCGCATTGGAGCGGCCTTCGATCACGGCGTCAGCGATGCCACGGGCGTACAGCGCCACGGCCTTGGCCGAGTCGTCGTTGCCGGGGATCACGTAGTCGATACCTTCGGGCGAGTGGTTGGAGTCGACCACGCCGATCAGCGGGATGCCCAGCTTCTTGGCTTCGGCAACGGCGATCTTGTGGAAGCCGACGTCGATCACGAAGATGGCGTCAGGCAGAGCAGCCATGTCCTGGATGCCGCCGATGTCCTTTTCGAGCTTGGCGATCTCGCGGGAGAACGTCAGTTGCTCTTTCTTGGACAGGCCTTCCAGGCCGCTTTCCTGCTGGGCCTTGAGGTCCTTCAGGCGCTTGATCGAGGTCTTGACCGTCTTGAAGTTGGTCAGCATGCCGCCGAGCCAGCGCTGGTCGACGTAAGGCACGCCTGCGCGCTGCGCTTCACCGGCCACGATTTCACGGGCCTGGCGCTTGGTGCCGACGAAAAGAACGGTGCCGCGATTGGCGGAGAGCTGCTTGGCGAACTTGGCAGCGTCCTGGAACATCGGCAACGACTTTTCCAGGTTGATGATGTGGATCTTGTTGCGGTGACCGAAGATGAACGGGGCCATCTTGGGGTTCCAGAAACGGGTTTGGTGACCGAAGTGGACACCGGCTTCCAGCATTTCGCGCATAGTGGCGGACATATTGAGCTCCAAAGGTTGGGTCTGAAATCCAGTCCTCATTTGCACGCAGTGCGCCTGCCTGAGCAGAACAACACCATGCGCAACACCTTGAGGTGGACTGGTTTGCGATTTGCTCCACCAAGCCACCCAATGCGGCCTGGCGAAACCCAAAGAGTATAGCATGCAGGGTTTTCCCGAGCACCCGTCCAGCGACGCCGCGCAAAGGGCGTGCGAAACCCAGCGGACAATACAGAATTCATAGCAACAGGTCATGACTACGCCAGGGGCCAGGGCGGTTTTGACTTGCAAACAGACCATCCATGAAGATAGCCATCGTCGGTGCCGGAATTGCCGGCATCGCCACCGCCTGTGAACTGGCGTCCGACGGCCATGCCGTCACCGTTTTCGAGCGCCGCGGCGCAGCCGCCGAAGAGGCCAGTTTCGGCCATGCCGGCCTGGTTGCCCCGGCCTGCATGTTCGGCCACCTGGGCAGCGAAGCCCTGCCCGAGCGCGGCTGGGAGGCCTCGCCCAGCGCCTGGGCCTGGAGCCGCCAGCAGCGCGCCGCACGCCAGACGAGGGCTGCCGAGACTGACGCCCGCCTGGCGCTGGCGCGCTTCAGCCAGGAACGGCTGCGCCTGATGGCCGGCGCGCTTGAGCTGCACTACCAGCGCTCCGACGGCGTGCTGGTGCTGATGCGCAGCGCCAAGGAGCGCCGCCGGCTCGCGCCGCTCTGGGATGCCCTGCGCGAAGCAGGCCTGGCGGCCAACGAGGCCGGCCCGGCCGCCATCCGCACGCTGGAGCCCGGGCTCAACGCCGATACGGCACTGGCCGGCGCCATGCACCTGCCCGGCGACGAGGTCGGCAACTGCCGCCAGTTCGCACTGCTGCTCAAGTCCGAAGCTGAGCGCCACGGGGTGGAGTTTCACTTCGGCACCGTGGTCGAGCGCGTGGACGGCGGTGCCACACCCACCCTGCGCCTGCAGGGCCAGCCCGCGCCCTGGTCTTGCGACGCGGTCGTACTCTGCGCCGGCACCGGTGCGCCGGCGCTGCTGCGGCCGCTTGGGCTGAATGTGCCCTTCGCCACCTTGCGCAGCTACTCGGTCAGCGCCCCGATCCGCGAACCGCTGCACGCCCCCGGCAGCGCCGTGGTCGACGCCAGCAGCGGCGCCACCATCGTGCGCCTGGGCGATCGGCTACGCGTGGCCGGTGCCGCGCATTTCGGTGCCGCCTCCGAGGCCCAGCGCAAGGCGGCCCTGCAATCCCTCTATATAGCGCTGCACACCTGGTTCCCGGGCGCGGCACGCCTGGTGGGCGGGCTGGTGCAAGAGTGGCACGACGAGCGCCTGGCCCTGCCAGACGGCCGGCCGATACTCGGGGCCTCGGGCACGCCCGGCATCTGGCTCCACCTGGCCCACGGCGGCCACGGCTGGACCAACGCCTGCGGCGCGGCAAGGCTGGTGGCCGATGCCATTGCGGGAGAAGAGTCCGCCGTGCCGCTGGAAGCCTTCGGCGCACACCGCTTCCGCTGAGCGCGTCCGGGCGCACAATGCTCGGCGCCCATGAAACGCATCACCCCCGATCGCCCCCACGCGCTGCACGACATCGCCACCACGCGGCGCATTGAGCAACGCCTGCAACAAAGCCTGCCGCCGCACACGCTGATGCAGCGCGCAGGCCGCGCCAGCGCGCGACTGGCGCAGGCACTGGCACCGCATGCACGCACCATCTGGATTGCCTGCGGGCCGGGCAACAACGGCGGCGACGGGCTGGAAGCCGCTGCGCTGCTGCAGCAGGCCGGCCGGCCGGTCTGGGCCACGCACCATGCAGACCCAGTACGCCTGCCCGAAGACGCGCGTGCCGCACTGCAGCGCGCCCGCGACGCAGGCGTGCGCTTTGGGCCGCCACCTGCCCCGGGCTCGTTGACAGCACAAGACCTGGCCATCGACGCCCTGCTGGGCATAGGCGCCGCGCCCGATCGGGCCGATGCATGGCTGCAGCAGTCGCTCGCTGCGCTGGCCGCTTGCGGCGCGCCAGTACTGGCCCTGGATATTCCGTCCGGCCTGCAGGCCGACGCTGGCACGCTCAATTCAAAATTAATAGCGAATATCCCAGGCCACACATGGGCTAGAGGCATATTTCATGCACAAAACACCCTCAGCCTGCTGACCCTGAAACCGGGCCTGTTCACAGCCCAGGGGCGCGATATGGCCGGCGCGGTCTGGTTCGACGATCTGGGCAGCAGCGCACAGCACGAGCTGCCCACGGCCTGGCTGGCAGGCCCGGCAACGCCAGAACAGCGCCTGCATGCTTCGCACAAGGGCAGCTACGGCGACGTGGCCGTGATCGGCGGCGAAGGCCTGGCGCGGGCCGGGCGCGGCATGAGCGGCGCGGCGCTGCTGGCCGCCACCGCCGCGCTGCATGCAGGCGCCGGCCGGGTCATGCTGACACTGCTGAATGGCAACGCCGGCTTCTCTATCGATACTGCGCAGCCCGAACTGATGCTGCGCCACGCCGATGCACTGGACCTGCGCCACGGCGCCGTGGTCTGCGGCTGCGGTGGCGGCGACGCGGTACGCAGCGTGCTGCCGCGCGTGCTGGCCGAGGCGGCCCGGCTGGTGCTGGATGCCGACGCGCTCAATGCCATCGCGGCCGACGCACAACTGCGCCGGCAGCTCGTCCGCCGTGCCGCAGCAGGCCTGCCCACGGTGCTGACGCCGCACCCGCTCGAGGCCGCGCGCCTGCTGGGCCAGACGACGGCCGAGGTACAGGCCGACCGCCTGGCCGCCGCGCGCCGGCTGGCGCAAGACTGCGGCTGCACCGTCTTACTGAAAGGCTCTGGCAGCATCGTGGCCGCGCCGCAGCAACTGCCCTCGATCAACCCGACCGGCAATGCACGGCTGGCCACCGCCGGCACCGGCGATGTGTTGGCCGGCATGGTCGGCGCCTGCCTGGCGCGGGGCGACGAGGCCTTTGCGGCGGCCGTGGCGGCCAGCTACCGGCACGGCGCATTGGCCGACCACTGGCCGGCCGATGTGCCATTGACCGCCGGCGCGCTGGCGCGCCGCTAGCCTCAGCCGCGCCCGGCGAAAGGCATCTTGGTCGCCATCACGGTGTGGAACATGACGTTGGCCTCCAACGGCAGATTGGCCATGTAGCGCACCGATTCGCCGACGATGCGCACATCCATCAAAGGCTCGGCCGCGGTTTCGCCATTGGCCTGCAGCACGCCGCGCGCCATGCGCTCGGCCATGCCGGTCAGCGCGTTGCCGACATCGATCTGCCCCACGGCGATGTCGAACGCGCGGCCGTCCAGCGATGCGGTCTTGGTCAGGCCCGACACGCCGTGCTTGGTGGCGGTATAGGCAATCGACTGCGGCCGCGGCGTGGTCGCCGAGATCGAGCCGTTGTTGATGATGCGGCCGCCCCGCGGCGTCTGCACCTTCATCACGCGGAAGGCCTCGCGCAGGCACAGGAACATGCCGGTGAGGTTGACGTCGACCACCGCCTGCCAGCGCTCCAGGCTCAGCTCGTCGATCGGGCTGGTGGCGCTGGTGCCGGCGTTGTTGAACAGCAGGTCGACCCGGCCGAATGCCTGCACGGCCGCCTGGAACAGCGCCGCGACGGAGGCCTCGCTGGCCACGTCAGTCGGCACCGCGCGCACGCGCGCTGCATCAGGCGCCTGCGCCGCGACCTCTTCCAGTGGTGCCGCACGGCGCCCTGCGAGCACCACGCGCCAGCCGTCTTCAAGCAAGGCCAGCGCGGCGGCGCGGCCAATGCCCGAACCCGCACCGGTGACGATGGCCACGCCCCGCGCCTGTTGTGTATCTGCTGCCATGAATAGTCTCTCCGTTCTTTATGGGTCAATGCTGCGCCCGGCGGCGCTCAGCGGCCGCCAGACAGTGCGATGAAAGATGTCAGCGCCGGGATTTGCGCGACTTGCTCTTGGCCACGGCCTTCTTGACCGAGGCCTTGAGCGCCTGCAGAGGCGAGCGCGGCGGCAGGCGTTGCTCGCCGGCATCACTCTCTGCGCCCTGCTCCTTGCGCTGCCGCGCCACACGCTTTTCAGTGGCGCTCGCCGGTGCGCCGTCGGGTTCGCGCACGCCCTTGTCGCGCATGGCACGCGGCACCAGGTCTTCGCCCTCGCGCACCAGCCGGAAATCGATCTTGCGGCCATCTAGATCGACACGGCTCACCTGTACCCGCAGGCGCGAGCCCACCGCATAGCGGATGCCGGTGCGCTCTCCGCGCAGCTCCTGGCGCGCCTCGTCGAAGCGGAAATACTCGCCGCCCAACTCGGTGATGTGCACCAGCCCCTCGACGTACATGGCATCGAGCGTGACGAAGATGCCGAAGGTGGTGCAGGCCGTGACCACGCCGCCGTATTCCTCACCCAGGTGCTCGCGCATGTACTTGCACTTGAGCCAGGCCTCGACATCGCGGCTGGCCTCGTCGGCGCGGCGCTCGTTGGCGCTGCAATGCAGGCCGGCGGCTTCCCAGGCCTGCATTTCCTTGGGACTGGCCGCGAGCTTGACCACCTGCTGCGTCGGCGGCTTGACGCGCTGCGCCAGGCGCTTGGCCAGCTTGGCATGCGCCTCGCCCGGCGTCGGCAGCGAGGGCAATTGGTACTTGGTCTTGCTGAGGATGGCCTTGATGACCCGGTGCACCAGCAGATCCGGATAGCGCCGGATCGGGCTGGTGAAGTGGGTGTAGGCCTCATAGGCCAGACCAAAGTGGCCGCTATTGATAGGTGTGTAGATCGCCTGCTGCATGGAGCGCAGCAGCATGGTGTGGATCTGCTGCGCGTCGGGGCGGTCCTTGGTGGCTTTCGCGATGGCCTGGAATTCGCCGGGCACCGGATCGTCACTGATCGACATGCCCACGCCCATGGCCTTGAGGTAGCTGCGCAGGATGTCCTTCTTCTCCGGCGTCGGGCCCTCGTGCACCCGATAGAGGCCGGGCTGGCCGCCTTGCAGGATGAAGTCCGCACTGCAGACATTGGCTGCCAGCATCGCCTCTTCAATAAGGCGGTGCGCCTCGGTGCGGGTACGCGGCACGATCTTCTCGATGCGGCCGTTTTCATCGCAGACGATCTGTGTCTCGGTGGTCTCGAAATCCACCGCACCGCGCACGCTGCGCGCGGCCAGCAAGGCACGGTAGACGTCGTGCAGGTTCAGCAGGTCCGGCACGCGCTCCTTGCGCTTGGCCGCCTCCGGGCCGCGCGTGTTCGAGAGGATGGCCGCCACCTCTGTATAGGTAAAGCGCGCGTGGCTGAACATCACCGCCGGATAGAACTGGTAGGCATGGACGTCGCCCTTGGCGGTGACCAGCATGTCGCAGACCATGCACAGACGCTCAACCTCGGGGTTGAGCGAGCACAGGCCGTTGGAGAGCTTCTCCGGCAGCATCGGGATCACCCGACGCGGGAAGTACACGCTGGTGGCGCGGTCGTAGGCGTCGATGTCGATGGCATTGCCGGTGTGCACGTAGTTGCTCACGTCGGCAATCGCCACCAGCAGGCGCCAGCCCTTGGTGCGGCCAACCTTGGCCGGCTCGCAATAGACCGCGTCATCGAAGTCGCGCGCGTCTTCGCCGTCGATAGTGACCAGCGGGATGTCGCGCAGGTCGACACGATCGCGGCGATCTTGCGGGCGCACCTTGTCGGGCAGCGCCTTGGCCAGCGACAGGCACTCGTCAGAGAACTCATGCGGCACGCCATATTTGCGCACCGCGATCTCGATCTCCATGCCCGGGTCATCGACTTCGCCAAGCACCTCGACGACGCGGCCCACCGGCTGCCCATACAGCGCAGGAGGTTCGGTGAGTTCCACCACTACCACCTGGCCCGTCTTGGCCACACCGATGCCGCCCTTTGGGATCAGCACGTCCTGGCCATAGCGCTTGTCTTCCGGGGCCACCAGCCAGACGCCGCTTTCCTGCAGCAGCCGGCCAATGATGGGCTGCGGCGGGCGCTCGACGATTTCGAGCACGCGCCCTTCAGGTCGACCCTTGCGATCGTGGCGCACGATGCGCGCTTTCACACGATCCTTGTGCAGCACCGCGCGCATCTCGTTGGCGGGCAAATAGACGTCGGATTCGCCGTCATCACGGAGGAGAAAACCATGGCCATCACGGTGGCCTTGCACTGTTCCAACAAATTCTTCGAGCATGCTGCTGTGTTTCGTCATTTCTGTGTATATAATCGTGTTTTCCCTGAAATGCCCAGGTGGCGGAATTGGTAGACGCACTAGTTTCAGGTACTAGCGAGT
It encodes:
- the rpsB gene encoding 30S ribosomal protein S2 — its product is MSATMREMLEAGVHFGHQTRFWNPKMAPFIFGHRNKIHIINLEKSLPMFQDAAKFAKQLSANRGTVLFVGTKRQAREIVAGEAQRAGVPYVDQRWLGGMLTNFKTVKTSIKRLKDLKAQQESGLEGLSKKEQLTFSREIAKLEKDIGGIQDMAALPDAIFVIDVGFHKIAVAEAKKLGIPLIGVVDSNHSPEGIDYVIPGNDDSAKAVALYARGIADAVIEGRSNAVNDVVKAVASESGDEFVEVEEGAAA
- the tsf gene encoding translation elongation factor Ts, yielding MAAITASLVAELRAKTDAPMMECKKALTEADGNMDKAEELLRVKLGNKAGKAAARITAEGVVASYIDGTTGALIEVNSETDFVSKNDSFLALAKAAAELVAKHGPADVAALGALPYEQDGFGPTLEDVRKGLIGKIGENMSFRRFKRFASGAKLASYLHGTRIGVVVEFSGEEAAAKDVAMHIAAMKPVALTSADVPAELIAKERAVAVGKAEEDKKAAEAAGKPAQSDEIVAKRVEGGVQKYLKEVSLFNQPFVKNDKQTVEQMLKAVGTTVSGFTMYVVGEGIEKKVDDFAAEVAAQVAAAKNAA
- the ispC gene encoding 1-deoxy-D-xylulose-5-phosphate reductoisomerase: MNESPRRRITVLGSTGSIGVSTLDVLARHPERFEVFALSAATQVEAMLQQCARFRPRYAVMAHDAAAAELQQKIESNGLETQVLRRHDALELIAADPEVDMVMAAIVGAAGLAPCLAAARAGKRLLLANKEALVVGGGWFMDAVRAGGAQLLPIDSEHSAIFQCLPEDPSTWSRRVDHIVLTASGGPFRTRDPHTLRDVTPEQACAHPNFSMGRKISVDSATMMNKALEVIEARWLFDLAPEQIRVVIHPQQIIHSMVQFSDASVLAQLGTPDMRVPIACGLSWPERIESGTPRLDFQALSALTFEEADATRFPGLHLSWQALRAAPGTTAVLNAANEVAVAAFLARRIRFDQIHQLNLATLEAVVPSQLDSLDALLALDALAREAAERGVARFAA
- the pyrH gene encoding UMP kinase, with protein sequence MSADKPAYKRILLKLSGEALMGDDAFGINRATIVRMVSEIADVTHMGVEVAVVIGGGNIFRGVAGGAVGMDRATADYMGMLATVMNALALADAMDKQGLVARVMSAIAIEQVVEPYVRPKALQYLEEGKVVVFAAGTGNPFFTTDTAAALRGAEIGAELVLKATKVDGVYSADPKLDPTATRYARISFDDAMAQNLGIMDATAFALCRDQKLPLKVFSIFKHGALKRVVMGEDEGTLVYA
- a CDS encoding FAD-dependent oxidoreductase, with the translated sequence MKIAIVGAGIAGIATACELASDGHAVTVFERRGAAAEEASFGHAGLVAPACMFGHLGSEALPERGWEASPSAWAWSRQQRAARQTRAAETDARLALARFSQERLRLMAGALELHYQRSDGVLVLMRSAKERRRLAPLWDALREAGLAANEAGPAAIRTLEPGLNADTALAGAMHLPGDEVGNCRQFALLLKSEAERHGVEFHFGTVVERVDGGATPTLRLQGQPAPWSCDAVVLCAGTGAPALLRPLGLNVPFATLRSYSVSAPIREPLHAPGSAVVDASSGATIVRLGDRLRVAGAAHFGAASEAQRKAALQSLYIALHTWFPGAARLVGGLVQEWHDERLALPDGRPILGASGTPGIWLHLAHGGHGWTNACGAARLVADAIAGEESAVPLEAFGAHRFR
- the uppS gene encoding polyprenyl diphosphate synthase, which translates into the protein MTAKAVVPYHVAIVMDGNGRWASRRFLPRIAGHRQGVESLRRCVRLCVERGVAVLTVFAFSSENWNRPVEEVSGLMELLAKALAREVPQLHADGVRLHFAGERRGLSDKVRQGLDEAERITAGNQRLVLNVCFNYGGRWDIAQAAQALAARGEPITEEALDRAMALAHVPDPDLLIRTGGEQRISNFLLWQAAYSELYFSDRLWPDFDAAALDDALACFARRERRFGQTSAQVATTIAPPPALAATSVPQV
- the frr gene encoding ribosome recycling factor, producing the protein MSIADIKTNTEARMDQSINAFKHNLTKIRTGRANPALLDTVQVDYYGSPVPISQVANVSLLDSRTISVQPWEKGMGAKIEKAIRESDLGLNPASMGDLIRVPMPPMSEERRKEMTKLVRNEGESAKIAVRNLRRDANEGVKKLVKDKQASEDDQKRSEADVQKVTDRHITEIDRLVAAKEQEIMAV
- a CDS encoding phosphatidate cytidylyltransferase, whose protein sequence is MLKQRILTAIVLLAILLPALFYPSPLPFCAIALVMMAAGAWEWGRLNGCSGAGAVGLALACVVLCAGSWALGALGRPLPLVWTVGGALWVLAGAALLRAGVAGWPRLPRALRLVAGVLALWLAWLAVAQARVIGPNFLLSVLVLVWVADIGAYFAGRAFGLRFTRAKLAPSISPGKSWEGVWGGMVGVLVLALAWVAADTYLQASVPSFYSELASHGWWLLVLAVVFLAAMSVAGDLIESLVKRSAGAKDSSQLLPGHGGVLDRVDALLPTLPLAMMLSTLLRA